Within Massilia endophytica, the genomic segment TCAAGAAAGGCTTGACCGGTCCATCGTCACATCCCTTGTCGCGCCCGCCCGCCGTGGAGGCGGAAGCGGCGAACCGCGCCATCGCCATCGCCAATGTTCTCAACACGCCGCTGTATATCGTGCACGTGTCCTGCAAGGAGTCGCTGGAGGCGATCACGCGCGCCCGCGCCATGGGCCAGCGCGTCTACGGCGAGGCGCTGGCGGGCCACCTGCTGATCGACGACAGCGTCTACCAGCATCCCGACTTCGAATTCGCGGCGGGCCACGTCATGAGCCCGCCCTTCCGCAGCAAGGAGCACCAGCGTGCGCTCTGGCACGGCCTCCAGGGCGGCAACCTGCACACCACCGCGACAGACCATTGCACCTTCTGCGCCGAGCAGAAAGCCGCAGGCAAGGACAACTTCGCCAAGATTCCGAACGGCTGCGGCGGCGTGGAAGACCGCATGGCCGTGATCTGGGACGAGGGCGTGAACAAGGGCCTGCTGACGCCATCCGAATTCGTGCGCGTCACCTCTGCGAACGCGGCGCAGATCTTCAACATGTATCCGCGCAAGGGCCTGATCGCCGCCGGTTCGGATGCCGACATCGTCGTGTGGGATCCGCAGGCTACCCGCACGATCTCGGCCAAGACCCAGTTCGCCAAAGGCGGATTCAATGTCTTCGAGGGGCGCACCGTGCGCGGTATTCCAAGCACTACCGTCGCGGCAGGCAAGGTCGTGTTCCATCGCGGCGAGCTGATGGCCGTGGAAGGCGCGGGGCGCCACATCGACCGTCCGGCCTTCCGGCCCGTGACGCCAGACTGATTCAGGGAGCAGAACATGAACGACATGCGTATCAATGGCCGCCGCCTGTGGGACTCGCTGATGGAGCTGGCGAAGATCGGCGCCACGGAGAAGGGCGGCGTGAAGCGCCTCACGCTGACGGACCTCGACAAGCAGGGCCGCGACCTCGTTGTCGGCTGGGCCAAGGCGGCAGGCATGAGCGTGACGATCGACCAGATCGGCAACGTCTTCATGCGCCGCGACGGCACGGACAACTCGCTGCCCCCCATCATGACCGGCAGCCATATCGACACCCAGCCCACCGGCGGCAAATTCGATGGCAACTACGGCGTGCTGGCCGGGTTGGAAGTGGTGCGCACGCTGAACGACCGGGGCATCAAGACGAAGGCGCCCATCGAGGTGGCTTTCTGGACCAATGAAGAGGGATCGCGTTTCGTGCCCGTGATGATGGGCTCCGGTGTGTTCTGCGGCGCCTTCACGCTGGAACATGCCTACGCCGCAAAGGACACCGAAGGAAAGACTGTGCGCGAAGAGCTGGAGCGCATCGGCTACAAGGGCGACCAGGTTCCAGGCCAGCACCCTATCGGCGCCTACTTTGAAACGCACATCGAACAGGGCCCTGTGCTGGAAGACGCGGACAAGGTGATCGGCGTCGTGCCCGCCGTCATGGGCCTTTCGTGGTACGACTGCACAGTGACCGGCATGGAGGCCCATGCAGGTCCCACGCCCATGCACTTGCGGAAGGATGCGATGCAGGCGGCGGCGAAGATCATTCCGGAAGTGGTGGCGATTGCCAACCGCTATCCGCCTTATGGCCGGGGCACAGTGGGCATGATGCAGGTCTTCCCCAACAGCCGCAACGTGATTCCCGGCCAGGTCAAGTTCAGCATCGACCTGCGCAACGTGAACGACGAGCTGCTGAACAAGATGCACGAGGAGATGCTGGCCTTCGTCGACAAGACCGCGTCCGAAACGGGCCTGGACATCAGGATCGAGCGCGTTTCCTACTACCCGCCGTGCCCCTTCCATCCGGAAGTGGTGGGAGCGGTGCGCAGTGCGACGGAGAAGCTGGGCTACTCCACCATGGACGTGGTTTCAGGCGCCGGCCATGACGCGATCTACGCGGCGCGCGTTGCACCTTCCGGCATGATCTTTGTGCCCTGCAAGGACGGCATCAGCCACAACGAGATAGAGGATGCGAAGCCCGAACACCTGGAGGCGGGCTGCAACGTGCTGCTGCACGCCATGCTGGAGCGCGCGGGCACGGCCTGAGGATGCCGCTTCATTTCAGGCCCGGACAGTTCTACGGCGCGCTGCAGGACGGTGCGCGGTGCAGCGCGTTCGACATCCGGGCCATGCAGGCCACCATTCCCGAGCACGGCGTGCACATGCACACCCACGAGGACGCGCACTTCGTCCTCGTCCTCTCGGGCATCTACATATCATCCGCACGCGGCGCTCCGCAGTTCGCGCGGGCGCCCGCCCTGGTCTACAACCCTCCCGGCACGACTCACCGTGACCGCTTCATCGATGGGCGCGGAAGCTTCATGACGGTGTCGATGGATGCTGCCCTGCTGGACGAGGCAGCGGATTTTCGCACCCTGCCGCCATCCGCATCCATGCTCGCCGCGCCTGTCTCATTGCGCAGCGCCTTCGTGCTCGCGCGCGAAGTGCACGGCGGCGCCGATGCCGCCTTGCTGGAGGCAGGTGCATGGGAGCTGCTGGCGGCCGCCAGCGGGGCGCAAGAAGGCAAGCCGCTGCCCGGCTGGACCTGGCGCGCTTATGAGGCGGCAATGGACCTCGCCGGCGATCCCTTCATCCGCGTGGCGGACATCGCGCAGGAGCTGGACGTGCACCCTGTGCATCTGGCACGCGTATTCCGCCATGCCTTCGGCTGCTCGCCCGGCGACTTGCTGCGCTGGCGCCGTATGGACCGCGCCTGCACCCTGCTGCGCGAAGCCACGCTGGGCCTCGCGGAGGTGGCCGCCGCGGTGGGCTTCACGGACCAGAGCCACATGACCCACGCCTTCCGCGAGCGCTTCGGCATAACACCCGGAAGCTACCGCAAGCTCATGTTTCAAGGATACAAGACGGTGCCCGGACTGCCGGAGTAGACTGGCGGTTTTCAACATGGAGCGCTTCTATGTATCGACCGATTTCCGGCCTCGCGCTAGTCTTCGCGCTGTCGTCCGCCCATGCAGCCAGCCTGGATGCCGTCACCACCGAAGTCAAGGCCGGTAACTTCAAGCAGATCACCAGCGTAGTCGTCGCCCAGCACGGAAAGATCGTCTACGAGCAGTACTTCGACGGTGAAGGCGCCGAAGGCCTGCGCAATACGCGTTCCGTGACCAAGACCGTGACAGGCATGCTGGTCGGCGCGGCGGTGGACCGCAAGCTGCTGCGCCCCGATACGCCCGTTCTTCAGTACTTCAAGGACCGCCAGCCGCTCGCCTCGCCCGACCCGAGGAAGGCGAAGATCGTGGTCGAAGACCTGCTGACAATGAGCTCCATCCTCGAATGCGACGACGATAACCAGTTCTCGCGCGGGAACGAGGAGCGCATGTACCTGGTGGAGGATTGGAGCCGCTTCTATCTTGACCTGCCTGTGAAGGGCTTTCCGGACTGGGTGCCGAAGCCGGACAGGCAGCCCTATGGCCGCGCATGGAGCTACTGCACCGCTGGCGTGACCCTGCTCGGCCCCGTGCTTGAAAAAGCAACGAAGCGCTCCGTGCCCGCCTTTGCGGACGAAGTGCTCTTCAAGCCACTCGGCATCACTTCCCTGAAATGGCAATTCCAGCCTCTCGGTCCTGCCATGACCGGGGGCGGCCTGGGCCTGCGCAGCAAGGACCTGCTGAAGCTTGGCCAGCTCTATCTGAACGGTGGGAAGTGGGAAGGCCGGCAAGTGATCTCCGCCGAATGGGTGAAGCGCTCGATTGCCCCGCATGCGAATGCGCGCGAGGACATCGACTACGGCTACCTGTGGTGGCTGCAGCCCTTCAAGGTCGGCGAGCGCAGGGTGCCCAGCTTCGGCATGTCCGGCTCTGGCGGCAACAAGGTGTACGTGCTGCCGGAGCAGGACGCGGTCGTGGTCATCACCACAACCAACTTCCAGATGCGCGGCGCGCATCCGAACAGCGACAAGCTGCTGACGACCCTCGTGCTCCCGGCGCTGCTGGAAAAGCCCGATTAACGGCCGAAGGCTAGGCGGGTGATGGCGACAGTGGCTTCGTGCGCCAGGTTCCCCAGCTCCTTGTGCTGGGGGCGGGTTTCGGAGATGAACAGCATGGTGCCCAGCATCTGCGCCACGATCAGCGTGCCGCGCACCTCGCATTGCTGCATCGGCAGCCCGGGATCGATCTCGTGGATCAGGTTGCGCAGCGTCTTGCGTGCGCGGCTCATCATGGTGTCGAACAGCTTGGCCGCCACCGGGTGGCGGTTGGCTAATGCGGCGATCTCGAAAAACAGTCCGCTCGATTCCTGGTCGCGCAAGTCGGCCAGGAAGTAGTCGATGATCGATTCGAACAATTCCACACGCGGCCCGGCCCCTGCGGCGGCAACACGTTCGTCGATGCCCGCCTGATAGCGCGCGAAAGTCTGCTCCAGCAAGGCCTCGATCAGTGCATCCCGGCTCGGGTAGTAGTGCTGCACGGTAGACAGGCTCACTCCAACCTGCTGCGCCACGCTGCGCATGGCCAGCGCAGCATAGCCGTCGCGCGCCAGCAGCTGCCGCGCCGCCTCCAGGATGGCGCTGGCGCGCTCGTAGCCCTTGGTGGTGGTGTTGGAGTCTTTTGCCTGCAGGGGCGTATCGGTCTTTTTTCGCATACTGCCCGGATTATCCCGTCGATTGACAAATAGGTCAATTGACCGATAATATTTCGGTCAACTGACCTATAACAAGATACGGAGACTCGCCTCATGATCCCGCGCACCCTATTCACCGAAGAACACGACATGCTGCGCGAATCGGCGCGCCGCTTCATGGAAACCGAGATCGCCCCGCACCACGAGCGCTGGGAAGAGCAGGGCTACGTCGACCGCGACGCATGGCGGAAAGCTGGCGCCGCAGGCTTCCTGTGCCCCACCATGCCGGAGCAATATGGCGGGGTTGGCGTCGACCGCCGCTACAGCATGGTTCTGATCGAGGAACAGGCCCGCGTGGGCGCCTCGGGCCCGGGCTTCATGCTGCACTCGGAGATCGTCGCGCCGTATATCCTGCACTACGGCAGCGAGTACCTGAAATCGCACTACATCCCCAAACTGGCCACCGGCGAGATGATCGGCGCCATCGCCATGACCGAACCTGGCACCGGCTCAGATCTGCAGGGAGTGGCGACGACCGCCATCCGCGATGGCGAACACTATGTGCTGAACGGCTCGAAGACCTTTATTACCAACGGCTGGAATGCCGACGTGGTGATCGTGGTCGCCAAGACCGATCCGGCAGCGGGGGCCAAGGGCATCAGCCTGTTTGTGGTCGATACTTCGATGGAAGGATTCAGCAAGGGCAAGCGGCTGAAGAAGGCGGGCATGAAAGCGCAGGATACTTCCGAACTGTTCTTCCAGAACGTGCGCGTACCTGCGGAAAACCTGCTGGGCGAGGAGGGCGCTGGCTTCAAGTACCTGATGCAGGAACTGCCATGGGAGCGCATGCAGATCGCCATCATGGCGGTGCAGGCGGCCGAATCCGGCCTGGAATGGACGGTGCAGTATACGCGCGACCGCAAGGCCTTCAAGCGCCCGATCGCCGAGTTCCAGACAATCGCCCATGCGCTGGCCGAGATCAAGACCGAAGTGCAGATGTGCCGCGTGTTCGTGGATCGCTGCATGGAGCTGCTGCTGGAAGACAAGCTGGATGCCGCCACTGCCTCCATGGCCAAATACTGGACCACTGAAATGCAGTTCCGCGTGCTGGACAAGTGCGTGCAGCTCCACGGCGGATACGGATACATGTGGGAGTACCCGATCACCCGCGCCTGGGCCGACGCACGCGTGCAGCGCGTGTATGGCGGCACCAACGAGATCATGAAAGAACTCATCAGCCGCACGCTGTAAGGAGAGAAGATTGGAAGCTTATATCTTTGACGCCGTGCGCACGCCGCGCGGAAAGGGCAAGAAGGACGGATCGCTGCACGGCGTAACGCCGCTGCGCCTGGCGGAGACCGCGCTGCGCGCGCTGGTCGCCCGCAACAACTTCGACAGCGCGCTGATCGACGATGTGGTGCTGGGCTGTGTGGAGCCGGTGGGCGAGCAAGGGGCCTGCATCGGCCGTGTGGCCGCGCTGGCGGCAGGATATGCCGAATCGGTGGCGGGCGTTCAGGTCAACCGCTTCTGCGCTTCGGGGCTGGAGGCGTGCAATATGGCTGCGGCGCAGGTCATGTCCGGCCAATCCGACATGGCGGTCGGCGGCGGCGTGGAGTCGATGTCTCGTGTGCCCATGGGTTCCTCCGGCGGCGCCTGGCCGGTCGATCCGCAAAGCGCCTTCGATTCCTATTTTGTGCCGCAGGGCGTTTCGGCCGACGCCATTGCCACCATCTGGGGCTACAGCCGCCGCGATGTGGACGCCTATGCGGTCGAATCGCAGCAGCGTGCGCACCGGGCCTGGCAGGAAGGCCGTTTCGCACGCTCCGTAGTGCCGGTGCTGGACCGCAATGGCCTGAATATACTGGCGCGCGATGAGATGGTGCGTCCCGAAACCACGCTTGAATCGCTGGGCGCGCTGAAAGCATCGTTTGCCGAGATGGGAGCGAATTTCGGCTTCGATGCGGTGATTACCCAGCGCTATCCGCAGATCGAACAGATGCAGCATGTGCACCATGCAGGCAACAGCTCCGGCATCGTGGATGGTGCAGCGGCAGTGCTGATCGGCTCGCGCGAAGCTG encodes:
- a CDS encoding acetyl-CoA C-acetyltransferase; translation: MEAYIFDAVRTPRGKGKKDGSLHGVTPLRLAETALRALVARNNFDSALIDDVVLGCVEPVGEQGACIGRVAALAAGYAESVAGVQVNRFCASGLEACNMAAAQVMSGQSDMAVGGGVESMSRVPMGSSGGAWPVDPQSAFDSYFVPQGVSADAIATIWGYSRRDVDAYAVESQQRAHRAWQEGRFARSVVPVLDRNGLNILARDEMVRPETTLESLGALKASFAEMGANFGFDAVITQRYPQIEQMQHVHHAGNSSGIVDGAAAVLIGSREAGERAGLKPRARIRSFASIGSEPSIMLTGPSYAAEKALRRAGMKASDIDLYELNEAFAAVVLRFMEVMNVPHEKMNVNGGAIAMGHPLGATGAMILGTLLDELERRGLQTGLATLCVGAGMGTATIIERV
- a CDS encoding acyl-CoA dehydrogenase family protein is translated as MIPRTLFTEEHDMLRESARRFMETEIAPHHERWEEQGYVDRDAWRKAGAAGFLCPTMPEQYGGVGVDRRYSMVLIEEQARVGASGPGFMLHSEIVAPYILHYGSEYLKSHYIPKLATGEMIGAIAMTEPGTGSDLQGVATTAIRDGEHYVLNGSKTFITNGWNADVVIVVAKTDPAAGAKGISLFVVDTSMEGFSKGKRLKKAGMKAQDTSELFFQNVRVPAENLLGEEGAGFKYLMQELPWERMQIAIMAVQAAESGLEWTVQYTRDRKAFKRPIAEFQTIAHALAEIKTEVQMCRVFVDRCMELLLEDKLDAATASMAKYWTTEMQFRVLDKCVQLHGGYGYMWEYPITRAWADARVQRVYGGTNEIMKELISRTL
- a CDS encoding serine hydrolase domain-containing protein, which translates into the protein MYRPISGLALVFALSSAHAASLDAVTTEVKAGNFKQITSVVVAQHGKIVYEQYFDGEGAEGLRNTRSVTKTVTGMLVGAAVDRKLLRPDTPVLQYFKDRQPLASPDPRKAKIVVEDLLTMSSILECDDDNQFSRGNEERMYLVEDWSRFYLDLPVKGFPDWVPKPDRQPYGRAWSYCTAGVTLLGPVLEKATKRSVPAFADEVLFKPLGITSLKWQFQPLGPAMTGGGLGLRSKDLLKLGQLYLNGGKWEGRQVISAEWVKRSIAPHANAREDIDYGYLWWLQPFKVGERRVPSFGMSGSGGNKVYVLPEQDAVVVITTTNFQMRGAHPNSDKLLTTLVLPALLEKPD
- a CDS encoding Zn-dependent hydrolase; its protein translation is MNDMRINGRRLWDSLMELAKIGATEKGGVKRLTLTDLDKQGRDLVVGWAKAAGMSVTIDQIGNVFMRRDGTDNSLPPIMTGSHIDTQPTGGKFDGNYGVLAGLEVVRTLNDRGIKTKAPIEVAFWTNEEGSRFVPVMMGSGVFCGAFTLEHAYAAKDTEGKTVREELERIGYKGDQVPGQHPIGAYFETHIEQGPVLEDADKVIGVVPAVMGLSWYDCTVTGMEAHAGPTPMHLRKDAMQAAAKIIPEVVAIANRYPPYGRGTVGMMQVFPNSRNVIPGQVKFSIDLRNVNDELLNKMHEEMLAFVDKTASETGLDIRIERVSYYPPCPFHPEVVGAVRSATEKLGYSTMDVVSGAGHDAIYAARVAPSGMIFVPCKDGISHNEIEDAKPEHLEAGCNVLLHAMLERAGTA
- a CDS encoding TetR/AcrR family transcriptional regulator, with protein sequence MRKKTDTPLQAKDSNTTTKGYERASAILEAARQLLARDGYAALAMRSVAQQVGVSLSTVQHYYPSRDALIEALLEQTFARYQAGIDERVAAAGAGPRVELFESIIDYFLADLRDQESSGLFFEIAALANRHPVAAKLFDTMMSRARKTLRNLIHEIDPGLPMQQCEVRGTLIVAQMLGTMLFISETRPQHKELGNLAHEATVAITRLAFGR
- the hydA gene encoding dihydropyrimidinase encodes the protein MSIIIRGGTVVNADRAFKADVLCDGDKVIAVGDKLNAPASAKVIDASGQYVMPGGIDPHTHMNLPFMGTVTADDFYTGTAAGLAGGTTTIIDFVIPNPQQSLLEAYHTWRGWAAKAAGDYTFHVAITWWSDQVHEEMGELVRNHGVNSFKHFMAYKNAIMADDETLVRSFRRALELGAIPTVHAENGELVFQLQQDLIKKGLTGPSSHPLSRPPAVEAEAANRAIAIANVLNTPLYIVHVSCKESLEAITRARAMGQRVYGEALAGHLLIDDSVYQHPDFEFAAGHVMSPPFRSKEHQRALWHGLQGGNLHTTATDHCTFCAEQKAAGKDNFAKIPNGCGGVEDRMAVIWDEGVNKGLLTPSEFVRVTSANAAQIFNMYPRKGLIAAGSDADIVVWDPQATRTISAKTQFAKGGFNVFEGRTVRGIPSTTVAAGKVVFHRGELMAVEGAGRHIDRPAFRPVTPD
- a CDS encoding helix-turn-helix transcriptional regulator, which produces MPLHFRPGQFYGALQDGARCSAFDIRAMQATIPEHGVHMHTHEDAHFVLVLSGIYISSARGAPQFARAPALVYNPPGTTHRDRFIDGRGSFMTVSMDAALLDEAADFRTLPPSASMLAAPVSLRSAFVLAREVHGGADAALLEAGAWELLAAASGAQEGKPLPGWTWRAYEAAMDLAGDPFIRVADIAQELDVHPVHLARVFRHAFGCSPGDLLRWRRMDRACTLLREATLGLAEVAAAVGFTDQSHMTHAFRERFGITPGSYRKLMFQGYKTVPGLPE